A genomic stretch from Clavelina lepadiformis chromosome 5, kaClaLepa1.1, whole genome shotgun sequence includes:
- the LOC143459103 gene encoding pre-mRNA-splicing factor 38A-like, which produces MANRTVKDAHTIKGTNPQYLVEKIIRSRIYDSRYWKEECFALSAELLVDKAMELKYAGGVYGGNIKPTPFLCLILKMLQIQPDKDIIVEFIRNEDFKYVRCLGAFYMRLTGTSLDSYKYLEPLLNDFRKIKLQNRDGSFFIKHMDEYVDDLLREERYCDVILPRIQKRQVLEEIEQLEPRISALDDDLDDLGESSDEEEPMPVEVPSRYSSSHRRRSPSPIRDRYRRSPSPKYRRSRSRSPKRRRRSRTPPRRHRSRERDRPRSPPRSHHHHHSKHHDDDSRSSKKSKRSKKDKGDKARDFEIKEANELRAKLGLKPLK; this is translated from the exons ATGGCAAATCGAACAGTAAAGGATGCGCACACTATAAAGGGAACCAATCCCCAATATCTTGTGGAAAAAATTATTCGTTCACGAATTTATGATAGTCGCTACTGGAAAGAGGAATGTTTTGCCCTTTCTG CGGAGCTGTTGGTAGATAAGGCTATGGAACTGAAGTATGCTGGAGGAGTTTATGGTGGGAATATAAAGCCAACACCTTTTCTCTGTCTCATCCTGAAGATGTTACAGATTCAACCAGACAAAGACATTATTGTAGAATTTATACGAAATGAAGATTTTAA GTATGTTCGATGTTTGGGTGCATTTTATATGCGATTAACTGGAACTTCTCTGGACAGCTATAAATATCTTGAACCTTTACTAAATGATTttcgaaaaataaaactgcaaaacAGAGATGGTT CATTTTTCATCAAACACATGGATGAATACGTGGATGATCTTTTAAGAGAAGAACGTTACTGCGATGTCATTTTACCTCGCATACAG AAACGGCAAGTTCTAGAAGAAATAGAACAGCTGGAACCTAGAATATCTGCATTGGATGATGATTTAGATGACTTGGGTGAATCTTCAGATGAAGAGGAGCCCATGCCTGTGGAAGTACCAAGTCGCTACTCATCATCTCATAGAAGGAGGAGTCCCTCTCCTATACG TGACAGGTATCGTCGTTCTCCTTCACCTAAGTACAGACGATCTCGAAGTCGATCACCTAAAAGAAGAAGGCGAAG CCGCACACCCCCGCGAAGACACCGATCACGTGAGCGAGATCGGCCGCGTTCGCCTCCAAGATCGCATCACCACCATCATTCCAAACATCACGATGATGACAGCAG gtcaagTAAAAAGAGCAAACGTAGCAAGAAAGACAAAGGAGATAAAGCAAGagactttgaaataaaagaagCCAATGAACTGAGGGCTAAACTTGGATTAAAACCACTAAAGTAA
- the LOC143459102 gene encoding exosome RNA helicase MTR4-like: protein MTDFRDDLFNVFEEETEQLSKKNTSKLSKRGKTPDASESSKKQKLDSHENVKDFPSNKIKSQENNEGLQLQKEEHEDLSNVLESLPKVQTSSMDSLISGCTHEVAYVTGTDLPQLRPRIGKQAKEYKFILDPFQQEALLCLDNQQSVLVSAHTSAGKTVVAEYAIAMSLRDKQRVIYTTPIKALSNQKYRDLYEEFSDVGLMTGDVTINPTASCLVMTTEILRSMLYRGSEVMREVAWVVFDEIHYMRNKERGVVWEETIILLPDNVHYVFLSATIPNARQFASWICHLHKQPCHVVYTDYRPVPLEHYIFPTGGNGLHLVVDDHGDFREDNFNMAMAVLRDAGDNAKSDFSRKGKKGGMQGKSACVQIVELVMERKFLPAIVFSFSKKECEFYAKQVSKLAFNSGEERKLVQEVFNNAMDSLSDEDRLLPQVEAVLPFLLNGIGIHHGGLLPIIKETIEILFSEGLIKVLFATETFSMGVNMPAHTVVFTSIRKFDGKDFRWITGGEYIQMSGRAGRRGMDERGIVIMMVDEKLSPSVGKALVKGSSDPLDSAFRLTYNMVLNLLRVEEINPEYMLEKSFYQFQHYTAIPEMMKNIAKLEKEHTEVKIKDEEDCMTYYRIRQQLDKLAKQLEDFVHMPKYCLSFLQPGRLVKVRNSDQEFGWGIVVNFQKKQPKPVGLKKAEDIEPEFIVDVLLNCDKDSIHSTAIRLPRPAKGNPRQNEMAVIPVMIQLITAISSVRLFLPKDLRPLDNRQSLLLSLEEVNKRFPDGIPLLDPVEDMNIKDERMKSIVRKIEAFEKRMYKHSLHKRDDMSDVYKLCEKKMKLANDVKEAKRALKRARTILQMDELKCRKRVLRRLGYATVADVIETKGRVACEISAADELLLTELVFNGVFNPLTPGQCAALLSCFVFDEKSKSVPKLSEALAGPLRQMHKAARRIAKVSTEAKLPLDEEEYVQSFKTMLMDVVHAWCNGSTFSQIAEMTEAYEGSIIRCMRRLEELLREMCHAAKAIGNTELENKFAEGIRLIKRDIIFAASLYL, encoded by the exons ATGACCGATTTCAGAGATGacttgtttaatgtttttgaagaaGAAACTGAACaactttcaaagaaaaatacaaG TAAATTGTCAAAGCGTGGAAAAACTCCAGACGCATCAGAGAGctcaaagaaacaaaaacttgatagccatgaaaatgttaaagatTTTCCTA gtaataaaataaaatcacaaGAAAACAATGAAGGTCTTCAGTTGCAGAAAGAAGAGCATGAGGATTTGTCAAA TGTTTTGGAGTCTTTGCCAAAGGTTCAAACTTCGTCAATGGATTCTTTGATATCTGGTTGTACTCATGAAGTGGCATATGTAACCGGAACTGATTTGCCCCAACTACGCCCGCGTATCGGAAAACAAGCAAAAGAGTATAAATTTATTCTTGATCCCTTTCAGCAAGAAGCTCTCCTCTGTTTGGACAATCAGCAGTCAGTCTTGGTATCTGCTCACACATCTGCTGGCAAAACAGTTGTTGCAGA ATATGCAATTGCAATGTCACTTCGAGACAAACAAAGAGTGATATACACAACTCCAATCAAGGCTTTGAGTAATCAAAAATATCGTGATTTATATGAAGAGTTTTCAGACGTTGGTTTGATGACTGGTGACGTCACTATAAATCCAACAGCTTCCTGTCTTGTTATGACAACAGAG ATTTTGAGGAGCATGTTGTATCGTGGATCAGAAGTAATGCGTGAAGTTGCTTGGGTCGTTTTTGATGAGATACATTACATGAGAAACAAAGAACGTGGTGTAGTATGGGAGGAGACAATTATTTTGTTGCCTGACAATGTCCACTATGTTTTTCTTTCTGCTACAATACCAAATGCTCGGCAGTTTGCATCGTGGATTTGTCATCTGCACAAGCAGCCCTGCCATGTTGTTTACACAGATTACAGGCCAGTGCCTTTAGAGCATTACATATTTCCCACAGGCGGTAATGGATTACATCTGGTGGTGGATGATCAT GGCGACTTTCGGGAAGATAACTTCAATATGGCCATGGCTGTGTTAAGAGATGCGGGGGACAACGCCAAAAGTGATTTTTCGAGGAAAGGAAAGAAAGGAGGAATGCAG gGAAAAAGTGCTTGCGTCCAAATTGTTGAGCTGGTAATGGAAAGAAAATTTCTCCCAGCCATCGTATTTTCATTTAGTAAAAAGGAATGTGAATTTTATGCTAAACAAGTCTCAAAGTTGGCCTTCAACTCTG GAGAAGAGAGGAAGCTGGTTCAAGAAGTTTTCAACAACGCAATGGATTCGTTATCAGATGAAGATAGACTTCTACCTCAAGTTGAAGCCGTGCTCCCATTTTTGTTGAACGGCATTGGTATTCACCATGGTGGCCTTCTCCCAATAATCAAAGAAACCATCGAAATTCTATTCTCAGAAGGTTTAATAAAAGTCTTGTTTGCCACTGAAACATTTTCCATGGGAGTAAATATGCCAGCCCACACTGTTGTCTTTACAAGTATAAGGAAATTTGACGGAAAAGATTTTCGATGG ATTACTGGTGGGGAGTACATACAGATGAGTGGCAGAGCAGGCCGTAGAGGTATGGATGAAAGAGGTATTGTCATCATGATGGTTGATGAAAAACTATCTCCCAGTGTTGGAAAAGCACTTGTTAAA gGTTCATCAGATCCGTTGGATTCAGCTTTCCGTTTAACGTACAACATGGTGCTGAACCTGCTTCGTGTGGAAGAAATAAATCCAGAGTATATGTTAGAAAAGTCTTTCTATCAGTTTCAGCATTACACTGCTATTCCAGAAATGATGAAAA ATATCGCAAAATTGGAGAAAGAACACACTGAAGTGAAAATTAAAGATGAGGAAGATTGTATGACATACTATCGTATTCGTCAGCAGCTTGATAAACTTGCCAAGCAACTGGAAGACTTTGTGCACATGCCGAAGTACTGTCTATCTTTTCTTCAACCTGGTAGACTTGTCAAG GTTAGAAATTCTGATCAGGAGTTTGGCTGGGGTATTGTGGTTAACTTTCAGAAGAAACAACCTAAACCCGTTGGACTTAAAAAAGCTGAAGACATTGAACCAGAATTCATTGTTGATGTTTTGCTCAATTGTGACAAGGATAGCATACATTCCACTGCCATCAGACTGCCGAGACCTGCCAAAGGCAATCCTAGACAAAATGAGATGGCAGTCATACCCGTGATGATTCAGCTCATAACGGCCATTAGTAGTGTTCGTCTCTTCCTACCAAAAGACCTTCGACCTCTAGATAACCGACAATCTCTCCTCCTTTCACTTGAG GAAGTTAATAAGCGCTTCCCTGATGGAATTCCTCTGCTTGATCCAGTTGAAGATATGAACATAAAAGATGAACGCATGAAGTCGATCGTTCGAAAGATTGAGGCGTTTGAGAAGAGGATGTACAAACATTCTTTGCATAAACGTGACGACATGTCAGATGTGTATAAGCTGTgtgaaaagaaaatgaag TTGGCCAATGATGTGAAGGAAGCTAAACGTGCCCTGAAAAGGGCCAGGACAATTTTGCAGATGGATGAACTAAAATGTAGGAAAAGAGTTTTGAGGAGACTGGGTTATGCAACTGTAGCAGATGTGATTGAAACAAAAG GTCGTGTGGCGTGTGAGATAAGTGCTGCTGACGAACTATTGCTCACAGAGCTTGTGTTTAATGGTGTTTTCAATCCGTTAACGCCCGGCCAGTGCGCAGCATTATTGTCATGTTTTGTCTTTGATGAAAAG TCTAAAAGCGTACCAAAGTTGAGCGAAGCACTGGCTGGACCGTTGAGACAAATGCACAAAGCCGCAAGAAGGATAGCAAAG GTTTCAACTGAAGCAAAATTACCATTGGATGAGGAAGAATATGTTCAATCTTTTAAAACAATGTTGATGGATGTGGTGCATGCTTGGTGCAATGGGTCAACATTCTCCCAGATTGCAGAAATGACAGAAGCATACGAgg GGAGTATAATTCGATGCATGCGAAGACTAGAAGAGCTTCTTCGTGAAATGTGTCATGCAGCAAAAGCAATTGGAAACACGGAACTGGAGAATAAGTTTGCCGAGGGAATTCGTTTAATAAAAAGGGACATTATATTTGCTGCCAGCTTATATCTTTGA
- the LOC143460089 gene encoding calreticulin-like, with protein MLKLLLLGCLAAYTVAEPTVYFKEYFTDGDEWESRWSNSKSKNDFGKFVLTAGKFYNDPEQDKGLQTSQDARFYALSTSFDKFSNKDKTLVVQFSIKHEQSIDCGGGYVKLFPSTVEPEKMTGDSEYNIMFGPDICGPGTKKVHVIFQYKGKNLLINKDIRCKDDEATHVYTLIVKPDNTYEVLIDNTKAQSGSLEEDWDFLPAKEIKDPDAKKPEDWDEREKIPDPEDEKPEGWDKPEHIPDPDASQPEDWDPEMDGEWEPPMIDNPEYQGEWTPKQIDNPNYSGKWVHPMIANPEYSADDQLYAYEDFGLLGLDLWQVKSGSIFDNFLITDDPELAKTECENILSTTVKGEKKMRDEHEEEEKKKREAEAKENDDNDEDDDDEDDDDMGELEDEDMPELDGDGVEDDDDDDEAEPDIVKDEL; from the exons ATGCTAAAGTTATTATTACTAGGTTGTTTAGCTGCCTACACTGTAGCAGAGCCAACAGTTTATTTCAAGGAATATTTTACTGATGGAG acGAATGGGAATCAAGATGGTCAaattcaaaaagcaaaaatgacttcggtaaatttgttttaactgCTGGCAAATTCTACAACGACCCTGAACAAGACAAGGGCCTGCAAACTAGTCAAGATGCCAG GTTTTATGCTCTTTCTACGAGTTTCGACAAATTCTCTAACAAAGATAAGACGTTGGTGGTACAGTTCTCTATCAAACACGAGCAATCAATAGATTGTGGTGGTGGCTACGTAAAGCTGTTCCCATCAACAGTAGAACCAGAAAAGATGACAGGAGATTCAGAATATAACATCATGTTTG GCCCAGATATTTGTGGACCAGGTACCAAGAAGGTGCATGTTATTTTCCAATACAAGGGGAAAAACTTGCTTATTAATAAGGACATTCGATGCAAG GATGATGAAGCAACGCATGTGTACACCCTCATTGTTAAACCTGATAATACCTATGAGGTGTTAATTGACAACACAAAAGCTCAGTCTGGCTCACTCGAGGAAGATTGGGATTTCCTGCCAGCAAAGGAAATTAAAGACCCAGATGCGAAAAAACCAGAAGACTGGGATGAGCGTGAAAAAATTCCCGACCCAGAAGACGAAAAGCCAGAA GGTTGGGACAAGCCAGAACATATTCCAGATCCAGATGCCAGTCAACCAGAAGATTGGGATCCAGAGATGGATGGGGAGTGGGAACCACCAATGATTGACAATCCTGAATATCAAGGTGAATGGACCCCCAAACAGATTGACAACCCTAATTATAGCGGGAAATGGGTCCATCCTATGATTGCAAACCCAGAATATTCTGCGGATGATCAACTTTACGCATATGAAGATTTTGGTCTACTTGGTCTTGACCTGTGGCAG GTGAAGTCTGGCAGCATTTTTGATAACTTCTTGATCACCGATGATCCTGAACTTGCCAAAACTGAATGTGAGAACATTTTATCAACCACTGTGAAAGGAGAGAAGAAAATGCGCGATGAACATGAGGAAGAAGAGAAGAAAAAACGTGAAGCAGAAGCCAAGGAAAATGACGACAATGATGAAGACGACGATGATGAGGATGATGATGATATGGGAGAGCTAGAAgat GAGGATATGCCAGAATTGGATGGCGATGGTGTTGAAgacgatgatgatgatgatgaagcAGAACCTGATATTGTCAAGGATGAGCTATGA
- the LOC143461326 gene encoding trafficking protein particle complex subunit 5-like, whose protein sequence is MEISKRSRITILDKPLSRGKQEVSLSAFSLLFSEMIQYSQNRVKSVAELQTKLSDFGYSVGSRLVDLLFVREKGGKREIKVLNILLFVKVNLWKALFGKEADKLEQASDDEKIYYIIEKEPIISTFICVPKDKGSLNCAAFAAGIVEAVLNSSNFPAKVSSHWHKGTTLMIKFDESVITRDKSLT, encoded by the exons ATGGAGATCAGTAAAAGATCAAGAATTACCATCTTAGATAAACCCTTAAGCCGTGGGAAGCAAGAGGTTTCCTTGAGTGCATTTTCACTTTTATTCAGTGAGATGATACAATATTCACAGAACAGAGTGAAATCAGTTGCGGAATTGCAG ACCAAGTTATCTGACTTTGGCTACAGTGTTGGATCAAGGCTGGTGGATCTATTGTTTGTGAGAGAGAAAGGTGGTAAAAGAGAAATCAAAGTATTAAATATTCTTCTTTTTGTGAAG GTAAATCTTTGGAAAGCATTGTTCGGGAAAGAAGCAGATAAACTGGAACAAGCCAGCGATGATGAAAAGATTTACTACATTATTGAAAAAGAACCTATTATTAGCACATTTATTTGTGTTCCAAAAGACAAG GGGTCATTAAACTGTGCAGCATTTGCAGCTGGTATTGTGGAAGCTGTCCTTAATTCGTCAAACTTTCCAGCCAAA GTTTCTTCACACTGGCACAAAGGAACAActttaatgataaaatttgATGAATCTGTGATTACCCGCGATAAGTCCTTAACATAA